GAGCAAGAGGTAGGAGGAGGACGGAGGAACAACCAGAAAGCGAGCAAGAGGTAAGAGGACGGAGGAACAACTTAGAAAGCAAATAAGGCCAAATAAGGCCAAGTTTGGTTTCTATGTACGTTACTAAAATTCTTgttacatcgaatatttagatacatatatatatatatatatataaagtattaaatatagattaattacgaaattaattatataacttacgactaatttactaaacgaatcttttaaggctaattagtccataatttgacaacatAGGGTCTGTTTGCTAGGAGGAATTATataggaatttggatggtttggaggaatgctggaggaatttgtgagagaaaaaacactgttctagatgaaaaaagaagcggatcaaatcAGGTTTAAGAGCACGTAAATAGGACATGATGCTAAATAACATGtgctaataatagattaattagacttaaaaaaatcgtctcataaattaacctttataattaatctatatttaatgttttttattagtatttaaTGTTGGTGACGGGTGATGTGCTGCTGCCTGCTAGTAGCTCTTGCAAAGGCAATGAATGCAACCTCCTCTTCATCATGACGCGCTGCATTTAGTGGCATTGAAAACACCTGCAAGGGGTTTGGTGAGTTGAGAGGAGCTAGGGTGTGTGGCTGGGAGCTGGTTTCTGCATCTGCCTCTGAGCTCGGGTTTCTTTCTTCCTCATCTGTGAATCGAGCTGGACTCTGTTCTATCTCCTGTTTGTATGTAGGAGTAGCTGTAGATTTCAAGAACTATTCAGTCATATCTCACCCCACCCCATTCCATTTCATTTACCAAGCGGTTCTTGCTGAACGGCTGGAGTGGCGGAAAAAGTGGAGTCaaatcttttgtttttctctgctTTCTTTTTCTCCCCTTGTTTGATGCTGTGCTCTTTTCTTTAATTTGAGTTCTTGATCCTGCCAAAAGCAAAAGACCTCACGTTTTGTTTGCAAAGATGAGGGGTGTCCTGGCATTTCAAACCCTCCCCAATCCCTCCCACCACAAAGCTCGAATTTCTGTCTGCAGTTTCCTCGCCTCTCAATCCCGTTCCCTCCACGAAAACCTCAGATTTCCACGCCCAGTGCTCCACCACCGCAGTTCTTGATTCGCCCAGAACCAGCTACCCAAAGATCCAGTTTTTCCTCCCGAAACTGCAGTTTTCCTGCACTCGTTGGTCCAAAATCTCCCCATTTCGCACGGAAATCTCGGGGGGTTTGCCCACTCCATGCCTCACTCCGCTCGTTGATCCAAACCGCCACCGGAAAGCTGCGATTTTTCCGCCGGAGAGCGGCGTCTTCTCGATCCGAGGCCCATGCATCTGTCGCTATGGAAGCCGTTATCCCACTGCGCCGCCGTCCTCCTCGCCAAGAACCACCGGCGCCGTGGCGGCGGGGGCGGTGGGCACGGTGGTGGCAGCAACGGCCACCGTGACGACCCGTCCTCCTTCCTGCGGCAGCTGCGGGACGCGCTCGACGCAGCGTCGGAGGATGGCTCCCTCTGCCCGCCGCCAGACACCGCCGGCGCCGATGCGGACGCCGCCGTGTCCCGCTCCCGCTCCCTGGCGCGCCTGCGCGCGCAACGGGACTTCCTCCGCGCCacggcccttgccgccgccgccggcccgtTCCGGTCTCTCTCCGACCTCCCGCTGCTCCCCCACGCCATCGCCACCTTCATCGCCATGTACCCGGACTACGCCTCAACCGCCGATGTCGACCGCCTCCGCGTCGACCATTATTCCCACCTCGACGCCCCCGGTGCCGGCAGGGTCTGTCTAGACTACTGCGGTTTCGGCCTCTTCGACTCCAGTTGGGAttcctcctcgtcgtccttcaCATTGCACGAGCTCAATGCCAATTTGAGCAACCATGCGCTCTATGGCGGCGCTGAGCCCGGCACCGTGGAGAATGACATCAAAGAGCGCATCTTGGAGTACCTGAATGTGCCAGCCAGCGAGTATGCGCTGGTGTTCACAGTGAGCCGTGGGTCAGCGTTCCGGCTGCTTGCTGAGTGCTACCCCTTCGAGACCAACCGGAGGCTGCTGACCATGTTCGACCATGAGAGCCAGTCCGTCAATTGGATGGCACAGAGTGCACGGGCGAAGGGTGCCAAGACGCTCACTGCATGGTTCCGCTGGCCAACACTGAAGCTCTGCTCAACGGAGTTGCGGAAGGAGATCGTCGGCAAGAAGAAGGGGCGGCGACGGGATGCTGCAGTTGGTTTGTTTGTCTTCCCTGCGCAGTCTCGGGTGACCGGCGCCAAGTACTCCTACCAGTGGATGGCGCTGGCGCAGCAGAATGGGTGGCACGTGATGCTTGATGCTGGTGCACTTGGCCCTAAGGACATGGATTCACTGGGGCTCTCCCTATTTCGGCCAGACTTCATTATAACTTCGTTCTACAGGGTGTTTGGTGCAGACCCAACTGGGTTTGGTTGCCTTCTGATCAAGAAGTCAGTAATTGGGACACTGCAGGGGAGAAATGGGTGTAATGCATCAGGAATGGTGAGGATTGTTCCAGTGTTTCCACAGTATCTCAGTGACTCAGTTGATGGTTTTGATGCATTTGATGGGcttgaagatgatgcaggcgttaACAAAGATGAAAAGCCGTCTTCTAATGCTCAAAATGGGTCGCAGCTGCCAGCATTTTCAGGTGTCTACACGTCTGCTCAGGTTAGAGAGACTTTTGAGAGTGATCCTGGTCGGGACAGCAGCTCAGACAGGGATGGGGCAAGCACCATCTTTGAAGAAACTGAGAGCGTCTCTATGGGTGAGGTCATGAGGAGTCCAGCCTTCAGTGAGGACTGTTCATCAGAGAACTCTTTCTGGGTTGATGTTGGCCAGAGCCCATTGGGGTCAGAGAAGTCTGGTCAGTTCAAGAAAGGGAAACTGGGTTCACCATTACCATCTTCTTGGTTCAACGGAAGAAAGTGTAACAAGAGGATGTCCCCAAACTTAACTTCCAGGATATCTAGAAGCCCACTTTATGATGGTCATGTGATTTCCTTTGATGCAGCCGTGCTATCAGTCTCGCAAGATGCAGACTGCCTCAAGGAAGACCCTGAAGAAGAAATTTTTGAGAATGGGCGGAGAACTCATTTCAGGCAGGTTAGTGAAATCCAAGAGGAGCCAGAGGTCGAAGAGGTGGCATGCCAACGTGCTATGAATGGTGGTGCAGAGCACAAAGAAAGTGCGATAAGAAGGGAGACTGAAGGGGAATTCCGGCTGCTGGGAGGTAGGGATGGCAACAGCAGATTTACTGGGGGGCGACTCTTCGGTGTTGAAGAGATTGATGGAGGTTTAAGCATGGGGCGCAGAGTTTCTTTCAGCACGGAGGCTAATATCATTGCTGACAGGCTGAATCGGGCCTCAGATGCTGCTGAAGCTTCTGGATATACATTCCGTGATGATGATGGTTGTGCAAGTGATGGATATGATGATGCTCAGGACTGGGGCAGGAGGGAGCCAGAGATAATTTGCAGGCACATTGATCATGTTGATATGATGGGACTCAACAGAACTACTCTTAGGTTGAGATACTTGATCAATTGGCTAGTAACTTCACTTTTGCAACTGAAGTTGCCAGACTCGAAAGGTGGTGATGGAGTCCCTCTTGTACACATCTATGGTCCCAAGATTAAGTATGAAAGGGGAGCAGCTGTTGCTTTTAATGTGAAGCAAAATGATGGAACGTTTGTTAATGCTGAAGTTGTTCAAAAGATTGCTGAGAAAAACGGCATATCTGTTGGCATTGGTTTTCTCAATCATATAAAAGTAGACATGAACCAGAAACAGTTAAATGGCATGCTCGATATACCTGAGGCTTCATTTTATAAGAATGGACGCAGAGACAATAAAAAGGTGACCATAAGAGTTGAAGTCGTGACTGCTTCACTTGGCTTCCTTACTAACTTTGAAGATGTTTACAAGATGTGGGCTTTTGTTGCCAAGTTCCTTGATCCTTCATTTCTTGAAAGTGAACGCCTCACCATTGCTGCTGACCACTCAGAAGGACAAAATTAAGCATGACATGTAACATAGCAACAAAAAGTGAGAGGAAGGTGATTTCTCCTTCTGTTGAAGCATATGTTGTCTTCTATGCTTTCAAGGGGTAATCAGTAGTGGATTTAGCAGATTTGTTTATTCTTTGCCTAGTTCCTCGATATGAGTCATATGACTTGTTTTTATTCATGTAGAGTTTGCTCAACTCAAATATGTACCAGCAGCTCATCAGTAGAGCTCTTTCCCACGGAACAATGTCTGTAAAGCAGCTCATTGGAAATGAAATAGTTTGAGTGGTTTTGTGCAAGTTCAATTTAGTCAGATACTCAGTCTCAGATGTGTGTTCGTAATGTGGTTTTTACATCTTAGCAAACATTTCATTTTGGTCAACTTATGTGCGTCTCTTGCTTAAAATTTGTGATCTGAAAGTTTGAATATGTTCTGTGGTCTGTGGATCCTCATAACATATGGATGTTGCTGAATACTTCTTATCTGTTCATAAAGTAAAACCAGAAACTTAGAATGCTGTGAGTTTAGGTTCCAATATTCTTCCAATTTGCATCTAGGGCTGCTTAATCTGCACAGTACATGTTTAGGTTTCATAAATATAATAGTAAAACATCCAGTTGGGTTTGAAGTTTGAGTGCAGTACCATTGTTTTCTTTATGAGCGCTGAGCAAATATCAACCACATATTGCCTGTATTGTATTATGCCATTTAAGTTTCTTGTGATCACATAGAAACAGGATATTTTTTTAATGTTATTTTTTTATCAcaatgaaagttgaatgccttgaTAACTATATTCTAGGATGTATAGTCAGATGCTGCTGTTTCTGCAGCCTGGGACCATCTTTGTTCAATGCAGCCCTGAAGTCTTTTCATATCCTACTGTCAGTCCATGGCATACACATTCCTAGGATCCTCTCTGAAATGGAGACGGTCTCATGAATTCATGATATAACATGGAGAAGGTCTGATACAACCTTAATGTTCCCTTTGTGCTAATAAACCAAAATCAGGAAAGCAAACTACAAATTTGTTTTGTGCTTTGCTTTTAACTATCCAGGAAAGGTAACTCCTATTTGAACTGTTCCGATTTCAGTTTGTTCATGACTTTTGATGGTCCCCATTCACCGCAAGGCGATACTCTGGAACTTTATTATAGTTCCCACTCTGTGATGCCATAATATAGATCCAGGTAGTGGTCCCTTCTCCTTTATGCTAGTAATCAAAATTTTGAAGCTCATACAAATTACTGTCTTATCTGTGTTAGATACTTAGATGCTAATGCTCAGTTGTAATTTTTTTGGGATGCTCAAAGAATCTGTGatgttggatgactcttttgatgacaccaataggcgctttgtgcggagaatccaagaatctgaggtcagagaggcgttgaaaaggatgaaaggaggtaaggcgataggaccggatggtatcccaatcgaggtgtggagatgcctcggggacatagctgtagtatggttaaccaagctgttcaaccatatttttcgatcgaacaagatgcctgatgagtggatgagaagtatattggtaccgatctacaagaataaaggggatattcaaagttgtacaaattaccggggaattaagttgatgagccatactatgaagctatgggagagagttatcgagcatcgcttgagagcaataacgcgggtctctatgaaccaatttggtttcatgcccggaaggtcaaccatggaagccattttcttaataagacaagttatggagcggtatagggagaagaagaaggacctacacatggtttttattgacttggagaaggcttatgataaaataccaaggaatgttatgtggtgggctttggacaaacataaagtcccaacgaagtacgtcgggcttattaaggacatgtacagcaatattgtgactagagttcgaacaagtgatggagacacggatgacttcccgattaggataggactacatcaagggtcagctttgagcccttatttgtttgctttagtgatggatgaggtcacaagggacatacaaggggacatcccttggtgtatgcttttcgcggacgatgtagtgctagttgatgaaagccggacaggagtgaatcagaaactggagttatggcgggagactttggagtccaaaggttttagacttagtagaactaaaactgagtatatgagatgtgacttcggcactactactcgggaggaggaagatgttagtttggaaggtcaagtagtgcctaggaaggatacctttcgatatttaggatcaatgctacagagggacggggatattgatgaagatgttagccatagaatcaaagcagggtggatgaagtagcggcaagcgtctggtgtcctatgtgacaaaagggtaccacagaagctaaaaggcaagttttataggacggcgattagacctgctatgttgtatggtgcagaatgttggcctacgaaaagacgacatattcaacagctaagtgtcgcggaaatgcgtatgttgcgttggatttgcggtcatacaagaagggatcgagttcggaacgatgatatacgtgagagattaggggtagcgtcaattgaagaaaagcttgtccaacaccgattgagatggtttggacatgtgcaacggagacctccagatgcaccggtgcgtagtggaatcctaagtcaggatagtaacgtgaagagaggcagaggaagaccgaagttgacttgggtagaggcaataaaaggagacttgaaaggatggaatatacccaaagacttagccttagataggagtgcttggaagatagctattcacgtgcctgaaccttgattgcttctgttgggtttcaactctagcctaccccaacttgtttgggacttaaaggctttgttgttgttgttgttgttgttgttgctcaaAGAATCTGTGATCTCATGGGTTTTCCTTCCAAGTACAAATGATGGAGTATACGAAGTGAACTTGTGATACTTAAAGCAGACATAGTTTGCTCTTGCCTAGTCCACCTTAGTACATAAGGGAGATGTGAATCCGGAAAAAGGTGATTGATGTTTTcaatattttaaatttgaattgtATCCCATGTAGCATTAAAATAGTTAACTTGGAAACTGAGTTAACAATGGATTTCAAATGAAGGAATTTTATTGGTTCCAAATACATTTTTTTGTTTCATTTCAAAATCTTCAGTTTTTGACAGTTTAGTTGAAGTAAGGCAATGTCATCATAGGTTTGAAGTCTTTGGCACAAACTGTCTGTTTCTTACCTGACCAGGGCACCAGGCCTTGCTGATTCTGCCATGCCATGCCTTGCACTGCTCGCTCAATATGACAGCCAGAGGTGCAGAGTTGTTCAGTCTTGTTGAAAGCAGAGATGTTCGAGCTCTATGGCTGAAAGCCCTGGATGATTCTTTTACTAGCTTACTAGGTGTCTATGCTTTATCGATTGATTTGATGCTTGATAGGTCATGCCTTTGCTCAGTCAATTTCACAGTTAGAGATTCTGGGATATCTCCCAATGTCAAGCAGTGTGGTGTCAGTTTCTCAGGGTACTAAACAGAGGCACCTGGAGGATCAATTCAGGTCTGTATCTCTCCGTTCCCTCATCCCTTCATCCCATTCTTCTCGTTTGCATGGTGGGTGTTATTAGTTGCACAAATAAATTTCTTTAAGTGTCTGTTAACTGTTTGGAAAGCGTGGACTGTGGTCAGAGGCGGAGGGAAGGGGGCACCCCCCCCTAATCCTCCAGTTAAAACAGAAGAACACCTTTGATTCTTATGCTAATTATTAAGGCGTATTAAGTGAACTTGGACCCTCCTGCCAGCTAACCAATGCTTTGTTGTTGACAATGGTCCCCTCTATATCAATTTTCTGGCTCCGCCCCTGACTGTGGTCCAAATTCAGAAATTCTTAAGGTTTAAACAGTTTGAAGTTGAGGTTCCTAGAGCTTGAGTGTTGAATTTGGGTGATTCCCCCTTATTTCTGTGATTTTTTTACTTCCACTTTTGAAACCACTGCTTTGAAGTTGTGAGTTTTAACAGTTGATGTCTTGCAATAGTCCTGGCAATATCTTGTTTTGGTGTCTTTCATTGTATTGCAACACTAGAAGACAAAATCTACATCatcattttttttagaaaaaatgatTCTATTCAATTTCTCGGTAAACAGTCTGTAAAACCTTACCGAATCAAAACACCCCCTGCGGACTAAACTTTTATGTCAGCAGATTCCTTGCAGCTTTTGGTGCTTGAAAGTCAATATTCTTGTACCAGTAATCATGACGGCCCTATATCTGGAGTATGCGACTATGCTGGGGGCCGGGGCTTTCCATGACTAGTTTCGAAGCTGCCTCCTTATGGAAGTTGTAGTGCTTCTTGGCAGGAGGTATGGGCCTCTTGTCTTTTTTATCATGAAGTGTTCGCTGTCCTGCATTTATGCATCCTTGAGGTAAGGGCCTCTCGAATATGCACTGAGAGAAGACATGGATTTGATTAAATGCATTTCGTGAAGCACTAGTTCTTTGAATGCTTTTAGCTATCAGGGGTGCCCTTTGATTTATTTGAAATAAGACTGCTGTTGGCAGGTTTTGATGACCGTTTATGCCATTGCAGTAACTAAGAGTGCAGTCTAAAACCTAGAACCTTATTTTGATAAACAACTACAAAATGAgtattttgaataaaaggtataATCATAAGCACAAGAATTTCAACTTAACATGCAGGCAAAAAAGTTTAGCAACTTATATGATCAAAATTTAAAAGTCAAAATCTAGTGCAAAACATCATGAGACATGGGCACTGCCATAACTTTAGCTATGTTTTAAACAAAATATATATTGAAGATACTTGAAGGTACAATGCAGAGGGAGTCAGATGAAGACTTGCAGCAGACCTCTGATATTTTGGCCTGTGCAATCAAAGACTTCCCGTGTACCTATTTGGGTTTGCTGCTGACCTTGAGAAAGCCAACTAAGGAGGTGTTCCAGCCCTTCATTGACAAGGTCGCGGACCATCTACCAGGTTGGAAAGCTTCACTGATGAATAGAGCAGGCCGTTTGGTTTTAACACGGGTGGTTCTGACAGCCACTGTAATTTACCTTCTGATTGCGGTGGATCTTCCCAAATGGGTTATCAGAGCCATTGACAAGAAACGGAGGGGATTTTTATGGAGAGGACAGGAAAAGGCTAATGGAGGAAATTGCCTGGTAGCCTGGGAAAAGGTTCAGAGGCCTTTTGAATATGGAGGGCTAGGCATTCACAATCTGGAATATTTGGTTGGGCACTTCGGATCCGCTGGCTTTGGGCACAGAAAACAGATCCATCAAGACCTTGGGCTGGTCTCACCATTCAGGTACCACAAAAAGCTCAAGCCTTGTTTCATATGGCGGTTGATGCAATAGTTGGAAATGGGGACACAATTTTATTCTGGTCAGATCGCTGGATAAATGGCAACACTATGGCAGAAATAGCTCTCAACCTTTATAAAGCCATCCCGAAAAGGGTGGTGAGATCAAGGACAGTAGCACAAGCTCTAAATAATAGGGTCTGGGCGTCTGACATAAAAGGGGCTCTCACTGTCCCAGTTCTGATGGACTATTTTAGGATTTGGGACTTGTTGGATAGAGAAGTTCAGGATCATTTTCGATGGAAGCTGACCCAAACTGATACATATAGCAGCAAGTCCGCTTACGAGGCCTTCTTTGTTGGTTCCATAAAATTTGCAGCATGGCGAAGAATCTGGCGGAGCTGGGCACCTCTACACTGCAAATTCTTCATTTGGTTGGCATTAAAAGGAAGGATCTGGATGGCGGATCGCCTGGCCAAGCGTGGGCTGCAACACCCAAACGCCTGTCCTCTGTGTGACCAGGCACAGGAAACAGCCCAGCACCTTCTTTTATCATGCGTGTTCACTCGTCAGGTTTGGTTCTTCATTTTCCAATATCTGAACCTGGTCATCGACTTGCCCACGGCTGAGTCCTCTAGTTTCTCGGCCTGGTGGTGCAACACCATCCGGGCAGTTCCAAAAGATATGCGGAAAGGTTTGAACTCTCTCATCATACTTGTGGCCTGGGAGGTTTGGAAGCACTGCAACTCCTgcgcaatgttttcaagtcgtccagttgaacctagtcgccatgggaccgaccaAGAGACTAATCATGATTAGTCGTCGACCAGGCCGATTAGTCGAGCCTAGTCGACCCCTGGTCGTTCTATATATCAGGACATATATGTTAGAATTCTAGGCATATTTCGGTATATTTTAATTCCAAAATTAAACATGTAAAATATTATTATGACTATGTTGAGTGATTCAGTGACCAGATAATATGTGCTAGTGTTCAAGTTTAAACAGCTAataaacaagaacaaatatgtgGTAGTGTTCAAGTTTAAACATCTAATAAACAAGAACAAATATAAGCACAGATGAATTAGGTTGTACCCTGAGGCGGGGCCAGTGCCGAAGGCACCGGAGGCGCCGTTACCATCTGGACTAGTCATACTAGTCGTGGGAAGCCTCAGTCGATGTAGTCGTACAACAATGATGCAGGAAGAGGTCGTTGCACTGCAGTGTCTCGAACGGCCTCCAGGAAGAAGAGGAAGTAGTCGATCAGTGCTGCGCCTCGGCCACCAGGAAGTAGTCGTTGTAGTCGATCGGTGCTgcgcctcggccatcaggacgtAGTCGATCAGGGAGGGAGTGAGCTGTCGCGTTCAACGCTTTCCAAAAACCTTATCGCCTGCCTATCCCGAGCAGGATCTCTGGCAGAAGGCGAGGTTCCGGAGGCTTTGCTCTCGCCAGAACTTGTGCGTGCAGTGCTGACGATGGGAATACAAGAGCGCAACAGAAGACAGTGGGAGAAGAGAGAAGTCTCCTCAAAGGAGTACTCGGTGCTCGTATGTATTTCAGGAAGGAAGAGGAGAGTGCCTTATATAGACGAGCAGTGAGGGAGGGGAAATGAACCTGGACGCCTGGCATTCAGCACCGTCATCAATTTGCGGCAATCAATTTAGTAACCGTTGGAATATACCAGAGATTAGTACGTAGCCGTTACTAGAATGAATTCTCTCAATTGACGACTCTGATAACCGGCAAAAGATTCACCGTACTGCATCACGTCGCTTCGCTCGCTCggctcagctcggctcggcttggcgcgtcgcctcgcctcgctccgTCCAAGCCCGGCTCGGCGAGGCGAGCTagtgcgcgcgcgtgtggcacgccagTCTCCTTGATTGACTTTGCAATAGGTGTACTCAGAGTCCACCATTTAAGTCAGTTAAGATCTTTCTCAAATCCACTTATCTCTCTAGCATTTATTGGTGGGCTTTTAATTCTTGAATTGAATAAATAAATGGGCCAGCCCATATattccaacaatccccaccaagaATTTCAAGCCACACCAAAAATGCTCTCAGATCCACTGTAATCTTTGATATACCAGTAtttgatggagactgttaagttgaactttCATCTAGAACTAAGGCTACACTTATTCACAACTGTACGATGGACTATGCCTTAATTGACAGTCTTGTGCAAACAAGTTTGACTAGAGTCCTTCACTGATACTAGGCTGCGAAAGCATCCCCGCGGTTTGGAgcttataagtcatactccaggcCTTTCATGAGTTTCTAGAGATCACCCACATCTTATAGACTATGACCAGTAGTCAGACTCATATAGGTACATTCCTCAAAAGATATtctataggacaacatctttgcttcaaAGAAACAACTACCTTGTTTCAAAGAGACCACTCGGAATGCATTAAGGTATAAACCAACCTGCCATACAGGATTGAAGAGAAATGCATCTTTTACtagaatgagcctattcaaaggTTTCTTCTCTCAGCTAGActatagcttgtttcaccatcctacttcatgggatctccgatcacatagaataggTTACCACTATAGAATAACTCACGTGGGTCTCAAGCCCAATTCCATAGATGCATTGTCTATCACATTTCATGAAAGACCCTTTgtaaattgatctgccagattcttAGCTGTTTGAACATAGTCCAAAGCTAtaactccggagtttctcaattttctgacagatttcaACCACCTCTTGACATGCCTTGACgacttcatgttgtcctttgaaCTGTTCACCTTGACAATCACAGTTTGGTTGTCAGAGTTCATTAGAATTGCCGGTATCGATTTTTCAACTATCGGCAAGTCCATTAGGAgttcacgaagccactcagcctctACAGTGGCGGTGTCTAATGCTATGAGTTcgcttccattgttgacctcgttaagatggtctgcttgcaagacttctaggaaacagcgccacctccaagtgtgaatacatatccacttgtggcttttATCTGATCAGCATCAAAGATCCAATTTGAGTCACTATACCCTTCAAGTACCCTTGGGTGACCAGCATAGTGAATCCCGTAGTTCACAGTACCTTTTAGATAGCGCATTACTCTCTCCAGAGCATTCCAATgatcatctcccggatttgaaacaAATCGGCTTAGTTTGGTCACAGCAAacgagatgtcaggccttgtagCACTAGCCAAGTACATAAGTGAACCAATAATTTGAGAGTATCTCAGTTGATCTCTCATTATCCTTTTATTTTTCCTTAAAATTATACTAGCATCATAAGGTGTTGAAACAGGTTTGCAGTCACTATAACCAAAGCGACTTAGAACTTTTTCCACATAATGGGATTGCAAGAGTGtaaccccaccatcaccttctcttactAGTTTTATATTAAGGATAACATCagcttctcccaaatctttcatctcaaagtttTGAGACAAAAAGTTCTTGACTTCCTTAATCACATTAAGGCTTGTCCcaaaatcaatatgtcatcgacatataagCACAATATCACTCCTTCACCTCCACCAAAGCGATAGTACACACACTTGtcggcttcattcacaacaaagccagcggACGTAAgagttttatcaaacttctcatgccactgcttaggagcttgctTGAGGCCATACAAAGATTTTAACAGCTTACACACCATTCTTTCTTGATCTTTTGCTACAAACCCttctggctgatccatatagatctcatcttccaactctccatttaggaaagctgtcttaacatccatttgatggaTGAGAAGACCATAAAAAGTTGCTAGGGAAAGTAacactcgaattgtggtcaatcgagcAACAGGTGAATAAGTGTCAAAGAagtcttctccttctttctgagtatagcccttagccacaagccttgTCTTGTACTTTTCAAtaataccatcaggcctaagcttcttCTTGAACACCCACTTGCATCCTACGGGTTTACACCTATAAGGACGTTCTACGACTTCCTAttttccattagacataatagaatccatttCACTCCTTACAGCTTCCTTCCAATAGTCAGCATCAGGAgatgaatatgcctcttcaatggttctAGGGGTATCATCCACGAGGTATacaatgaaatcatcaccaaaggACTTTTCAATCTTTCGTCTCTTGCTCTTTCTGAGAGCTTCATTGTTATCCTTCTCAGGATTTTCCACAAGTGTAGGT
The sequence above is drawn from the Miscanthus floridulus cultivar M001 chromosome 15, ASM1932011v1, whole genome shotgun sequence genome and encodes:
- the LOC136506797 gene encoding uncharacterized protein — encoded protein: MHLSLWKPLSHCAAVLLAKNHRRRGGGGGGHGGGSNGHRDDPSSFLRQLRDALDAASEDGSLCPPPDTAGADADAAVSRSRSLARLRAQRDFLRATALAAAAGPFRSLSDLPLLPHAIATFIAMYPDYASTADVDRLRVDHYSHLDAPGAGRVCLDYCGFGLFDSSWDSSSSSFTLHELNANLSNHALYGGAEPGTVENDIKERILEYLNVPASEYALVFTVSRGSAFRLLAECYPFETNRRLLTMFDHESQSVNWMAQSARAKGAKTLTAWFRWPTLKLCSTELRKEIVGKKKGRRRDAAVGLFVFPAQSRVTGAKYSYQWMALAQQNGWHVMLDAGALGPKDMDSLGLSLFRPDFIITSFYRVFGADPTGFGCLLIKKSVIGTLQGRNGCNASGMVRIVPVFPQYLSDSVDGFDAFDGLEDDAGVNKDEKPSSNAQNGSQLPAFSGVYTSAQVRETFESDPGRDSSSDRDGASTIFEETESVSMGEVMRSPAFSEDCSSENSFWVDVGQSPLGSEKSGQFKKGKLGSPLPSSWFNGRKCNKRMSPNLTSRISRSPLYDGHVISFDAAVLSVSQDADCLKEDPEEEIFENGRRTHFRQVSEIQEEPEVEEVACQRAMNGGAEHKESAIRRETEGEFRLLGGRDGNSRFTGGRLFGVEEIDGGLSMGRRVSFSTEANIIADRLNRASDAAEASGYTFRDDDGCASDGYDDAQDWGRREPEIICRHIDHVDMMGLNRTTLRLRYLINWLVTSLLQLKLPDSKGGDGVPLVHIYGPKIKYERGAAVAFNVKQNDGTFVNAEVVQKIAEKNGISVGIGFLNHIKVDMNQKQLNGMLDIPEASFYKNGRRDNKKVTIRVEVVTASLGFLTNFEDVYKMWAFVAKFLDPSFLESERLTIAADHSEGQN